Genomic DNA from Streptococcus uberis:
TATGGTCGAGATACAAATGAATTACCATAAACTCGATTTGTAGGTATGACTTTATTATAAAATTTTATATTTTCACCAATAACATTCGTCCAGTGTATTTTTGATTTTAAGATAAGATTTTCCATTGATTTCAGTGGTTCTGGTAAACAAATTAAAATATTATCATTATTTAGTTTCAAAATTTCCAATAATTTTTCGCTCAAGTCTAAATTTTTTTTTTGAAAATCGAATTCTTTCCCTTTTATTATAAGAAGTTCTCCATCTCCATACCGGACAATTGATTTTTTTTCATGGATAGCTTTTTTTAAAGTATCGGTTTTGGATAGAATACGAAATTTTGGGGGACTAACTTTTAAAATAATACTATTCTTAATGTATAATGTTAGAACTTTTGTGATTCTGAAAAATTTTTTTATCATTGTTTTTTTCCTAAATAATATGTTTTATTTTTTTTATAAAAAATGTTGAATATATATAATTTTAATAGAATTAATATATATTTACTATTCAAAGTAAATTTGAATTGTTTCAATTCTTTAATTATTTTTCTTTTAGTTGAAAGTGGTAGACTGGGATCAAAACAAACATTTGACATTGGGACTGAAATAAGAAAATTATTTAGTGAAGATTTCTCAATATAATCTTCCCATGACTTAATCCAATTAAAAGAAGCCTTCCAATTGTTTACCTTTCCAACACTATTTACGCTGTCCTGATGATATATCACAAGAGGCTCAGCTAAATAAATGAAATTTATTTTTCCTAGAATCCTAGCTTTTAATACCCAATCCCAATCTTGATGTTTAGGTAATCTTTCTGTAAATGGAATTTCGATAAATAAATTTCTCGGTCCAAAAAATGATGAAGTTTGTATAAAACCAGCCGTTCTTCCGAATTTCGGTTTAAAAAGATATTCATCAATCTTTAAACTATTTTCCCATTTTTTTCTAGGAAGATAGTACTTTTTCCCACCATTTATCACTAAAGTCTTTGTAAAACAAAAATTATTCTTACCTAGATTAATTATTGAAGAAAGTTGTTTCTCAATTTTCTGAGGGAACCATTCATCATCATCATCTAAAAAAGCAATCCAATCACCGGTAGATTTACTAACACCAAAATTTCTAGCACCCGCTCCCCCTCTTTTTGATACTGTCTCAAATACTATTAAATTAGATACGTTCAAATTTTCTAACCAGTCTACAACTTCTGCATTACTACCATCGATTACGACAATTATCTCCCAAGGTACCAATGTTTGGCTTCTGACAGAATTGATTGATCTTTGTAAAAACTTTTTATTACCTAAACTAGTTATTATTACTGAAATCCTTTCTTTCACTATTTTCCCCTTTCAATATATAGTATGAGATAAACCAAAAGTAAGGGTTAGTCCAGTATACATTAGAAAATAGTAATTGGATAAAAACTCCTACAAAAAATATTAATAAAACTTCTCTTTTTAACAATATTATCTCTCTTATTAATTTATATAAAATATATATTACTAAAGCTAGATAAAGCACTCCTCCCTCGATAATATATTGAATAATAATATTGTGCGAGTATATTCCTATTGTTTTTTCTATGTAACCAACGCCTTTACCAAAAATATAGTCTTTTGGTCCAAGTCCTTCTAGTATTTTATTAATAAGAAATTGACGCCCACTATCAAAAGTTTTTCCTGACTCAATCAAGTTTATTGATTTAGTTAATGCCTCGAACTCAAAACCAATACCCCTTAAAATATTCTGAATACTTAAAAGCAATAATTTGAAATCATTAAACACTAAGCAAAGTATAGAAAGAAAAAAAATAGAAACATATCTCAAAAATTTATTAAATCCATTTGAAAAAAGTAAACTTCTAATTATTAAATAAAGACTAATACAAAGTATAACTCCTCTATTACCCTTTAAAATAAAAAATGCTGAATAACTAATAATATTTACAAAAGATATAAAATCTATAAATTTCAATTTTTTTAAATCTATACTACCTAACTTGAGATGATGAAATGAAGAGAGATAGCCAGGAAGAAATATATATGAAATTCCGAGTAAAAAACCTATATCAGTTACCTTAAAACAAATAACTAAATATGGTAAACAAAAGAATAAAACATATGACAGAAACTTAGTCAATTTCTCCAAATCAACATGAGAAAGTTGAACTGATAATATTGTATATATAAGGAAATAATATAAATATTGAGTTGCAACACTATAGTGCAGAAAAAAAATTGAATATAAAAGAATTGAAAATGTTAATAAAAAAAATAAAAAGTTTGATCTAAACGACTTTATTGCGGGAGAAAAAAACGAAAGAAAAATTAGGATTACTGGCATAACAAATTTGGAAACTCCAATTGGAGAAAGTATATTTTGAAAAAGCAAATTTGATAAACCTAATGCACCTAATAAATGATATAAAGTAGATTTATTTAGTTTTATCATATTAATCCTCATTTAATTTCTGTTTTATCATATTAATGAGCTTTCTCGAAATAACACTATCAAACTTTCTTGCCATAAAAGCATCTTTTTCAATCAAATATTTATAATCTGAAGCAGTCCATATGACTGGAACACCATTAACAAACTTAATAACTCGTTTTATTGATTTATAATTATCGTTGAAATTATCATCATATAAACGTTTACGAAAAACTTCACTATTAAATAGTAAAGTTTGCATAAAACTTTCATCAGGTATCAAAGTTTTTGAATAAACTTCATCAATCCATTTTTCTTTTAAAAGAACATAATTTGCAAAATCATTGGTTATACTAAACCATTGAGAACCCATTTTTAATTCAAAATCCTTATTTTTTAATCTATTAACATTTAAAAGTCTTTGAGTTGCAACAAAAAAGCGTCTTTTTATATGATAGATTGTTTTTAATATGACTGTCTTTTTTGGGGGATATAATGGATGATACAACTCATATCTCTCTTTAAAAATTTTTTTATTTTCCTTTTCTATTGACCAAAAATGAACAAACTCATTATTTTTATGTTCATTAAAAAAATTATATATTTTTTCTGGTTTTTTAAGAATGAAATCAGCACCTGAAACTAAATGATAAAATGAGTAATTATTTTTTTTTGCTTCTTTTAATAATTTTAGTTCAGCTTTAACAATTGAATAATCACCCCATCTAACGAGTTCTCTATCATCTTCAGAAATAAAAAAGATTTTTGAATACTCTAAATTTGAAAATTGTTTTTGAAATTCACAGAGATTAGATTTCTTATCTACATGTATATAGATGTCAAAAAAAGGACTATCTATTAAGTCAATTAAGTCAATTAAGTTAGGAGTTAATTCATGTACCAAGAAAAGAAATACCTGCTTATCATACACATCCATTATTCATAACTCTCAATTCTATTAAAAATTTTTTCCATTAAAGTTTTATTTTTTGTAGTACGAGTGACAACAAAACCAATTTTTTTATAAAAATTTATTGCCCTAAGATTACCAGGTAAAACAGAAAGATAATAATTACTTTGGTTTAACATACTCAAATCTTGTTCAGTATTTTCAATGAGTTTTTGAGAAATATTTTTCCCTTGAAATGAACTATCTACTGCAAGTGACAATAAGGTATATCCTTTGGGATTAGTAACAGGATCTTCTTTAAGAAAAAGTGCTTTACTTATTCTTGAAAATGTATTTTTTAGAATTACTTTATCTAGTCTAAATAAGCCTTTTATAAGGCCTTTAATTATTAAACTTTTCGCTGATTTATAAAATTTTGAAATCGTATTTTCAAAATCTTTCACTGTTAAGGCAATTCCTATAACTTTATTATCATTAATTGCGATATATGTAATTGATCCAGGATTCATAATAAAGTGATTATAATATGAATATAATACATCGTATCCTAAATGAGATAAATAATAGTCTGAAAAAATTCGTTTGTGGAAATTACATATTTCAGAGATGTCATTTTGTGTTGCATTTCTAATTTCTACCATATTATTTTTTTCTCCTCAATAAATTTTTAAAAACTATTTCTCTTAACTTATTTGGCATTAATGTAACAAAGAATTGGATAATAATAATTGTGATATGCTCAAATAAATTTACAAAGCCAGTTTTATATATTTCATTTCTAGCATTTACAATTTTCTTGAAATAGTCAAATCCGCCTCTCCTTTTATATAAATTCTCATCAGCTCTGGCATAAACTAAAACTTCAGGAATATTGGCTGCAATACCACCTTTAAGAAAAAAGTTCACCCATAACATTGTATCTTCCATTAAAGGCCAATTACCATAATTTCCAGCTTTAATAATTGAACTCTTTTTATACATTACAGTCATATGATTAAAACTATCTCTAAATTTTTGATATTTGACAATTTCAGAGTTACTTATAGGAACTTTTCTAATTCCAATTGATATTTTAGGATCAATATTAAATTCAGAAATATAACCTCCTAATAGTTCTACATCAGGATGCAATCTAAAAAAATTAATTTGCTTTTCAAATCTTCTATCATCAGCAATGTCATCCGTATCCATTCGAGCAACTAGCTCATTATTACAATGGAGAATACCTTCTCGTAATGCAAGACCCAACCCAACATTCTTTTCTAATTTAACTCGTTTAATTAATTGTGGAAATTTTTTTTCATATTGAGAAAGAATTTCATACAATTCTTTAGTCAATGGACCATCTTCAACAATTATCCATTCATTTGGTTTTATTGTTTGACACATGAGACTTTCAAAACACTCAATTAAATTATTTGGAGACTCCTTCCAATATAATGACATCAAAACTGAAAATTCACCAGTTTCCATTTTTTCTCCTTATGTAAAATCTATAGAACTAAATAAAATTAATCATAATTCCAAATTTTTTTGCATAAAATTTTATCAAATTTAATGTTCTTGTCTTTAGCAAATAATTTTTACCTATTTTTTATTTCTTCTTTTCGCCTATCAAATTCAAATAATCATATTTAATAATATAAAAAAATACTACCTACAAAAAAATTCAGAACCATTTAATTAGAAACTCTCATTTCCTATTCCGTTGTAAATTCTTCAAGTACTAATTTCAAAGATTCAATAATGTAGTTAACTTCTTCATCACTCAGTTTAGTATGTAATGGTAAAGTCATAGTATTATTGAAGTATTTTAATGCGTTTGGAAAATCATTAACTTCAAATCCCATATTCTTATAGGCTGTTAACATCGGAAGAGGTTTGTAATGAACATTACAAGCAATACCAGCTTCAGCCATTTTTTGAATTATTGAATCACGTTGAGCTCTATTTAATCCTTCCAAATGTACTATATAAAGATGCATTGATGATTTATACGATTCATCTGATGGTAAATGAACTAACGGTTTAACATTTGTGCCTTTGAATCCATTATTATACATTTCAACAATTTCACTTCTTCTGTTCAATAGACCCTCGTAACGATCTAATTGAACTAACCCAATTGAAGCCATAATATCTGTCATATTACATTTATAACCAGGTACTAAAATATCATACTCCCAAGATCCAATTTTTGTTTTTTCTAATGCATCTTTTGTTTGTCCATGTAAAGAATATATTTGAAATTGTTTATATAAGTCATCACTATTCAATGGTAATTTATTACTCCAAGTTACTGCCCCACCTTCAGCTGTTGTGAAATTTTTTACAGCATGAAAAGAAAAGACAGAAAAATCAGAGACCTGTCCAATCATATTGTTTTTATATTTTGCTCCAAAAGCATGAGCACTATCAGAAAGTATTGTAACCCTTCCAATTAACTCTTGAATTTTGGAATTAGGAACAAATTTAAAGGCTTCTTTTTCAACTATTTCATATAACTTGTCATAATTACATGGTATACCTGCCAAATCTACTGGTATAATAACTTTTGTTTTACTTGTAATAGCTTTTCTTAATAAGTCATAATCAAATTGGAATGAATCCTCTTGGATATCGATAATCACTGGAGTTGCTCCAACATGTTCTATAACGCTACAAGAAGCTGTATATGTCATAGCTGGGACGATAACCTCATCACCTTCTCCTATACCAAGGATTCTTAAGACTAATTCCAACCCTGCTGTTGCAGAATTTAGACAAACAACTTTTTTTGTCCCAAGATATTCTGCAATGTTTTTTTCTAACAACTTAGTTTTTGGGCCTGTTGTAATCCAACCAGAACGTAATGCTTCTGTAACTGCAGATATTTCTGATTCGGTAATATCAGGGGGAGAAAAAGGAATATTGATAGTTTTCATAATGTGCTTCTTTCTATTTATTTCATTACATTAATAACCGTTGAAACCATAATTGTTAAATCATCAAAAAAATTAAAGTTATAAACATATTCAATATTTCGTTGCATTTTTATGGGTAAAATCTTTTCAATATAAGCTTGATCTACGGTCAACCCATTTTCTGTATACTTCTTAATAAGGATTTCCTCATCCTTAAATTCTATACTTGAACGAGAAGTAACACCTGCAGGTAATAATAATGAAACTTTCATTTCATCTGTATAGTTTTGGACATATTTCAAAACTTCAGGTCTTGCTCCAACAAAACTCATGTCTCCCTCTATAATATTTAACAATTGAGGAATTTCATCTAATCTATATTTTCTTATTACAGAGCCAATCTTTGTAATCCTCGAATCATTCTCGGTTGTAACAAGTGAACCAATTTTATCTGCATTTAAAACCATTGTTCTAAATTTATAGATTTTAAAAATTTTACCATTCTTTGTTACCCGCTCCTGTCGGTAAAAAACGGGTCCCTTATCCTCTAATTTTATCAAAATACCTATGATAATAAATATTGGACTAAGCAAAATAAGCATGAACAATGCAATAACTTTATCAAAAATCAATTTCAATAATAAATCATTTTTTCTTTTATTTAAGTAAAATTCTGCTTTTTGTACTTCTTTACAATTGAAATAATCACTGTTCATTTATGAAATTTACTCCTGTTTGGCGTTTTGAATTAAGGTTTCTTTTAGTTCGGTTTCAGATAATTGGTCTAAATGATTGATGATTTCTTCGACTTCTTCAAGCGGTTTCGATGTTACTCTACCGACAAAAATCTTATCATGAATTTGCTCTTGTACGCGCTCACTGGTAGATAACAGTTCTTCGTAGAGTTTTTCACCAGGTCTAATCCCTGATTCCACAATTTGAATGTCTTCTTCCGTGTGACCACTTAGTTTGATGATTTTTTTAGCTAGGTCTAAAATGCGAACTGGCTCGCCCATATCAAGGACAAAGACCTCACCACCCTTAGCAAGATAACCTGCTTGGATAACCAGACGGCTAGCTTCTGGAATGGTCATAAAGTAACGGGTCATCCTAAAGTCAGTGACCGTAATAGGTCCGCCCTTTTTGATTTGTTCTTTAAATAAAGGTACCACACTACCACGACTTCCTAAGACGTTGCCGAATCGCACAGCTGCAAACTGTGTCTTACCAGGTTCATTCAAACCAGTTACAATCATTTCAGCGAAGCGTTTAGTTGCCCCCATAACATTTGGTGGGTTAACAGCCTTGTCCGTCGATACCATGACAAACTTAGGGATGCCTGCGGCTTTGGCAGCTTCTGCCACATTTTTAGTCCCAAAAATATTATTTTTAACAGCTTCACGAGGGTTGTATTCCATTAAAGGAACATGTTTGTGTGCTGCTGCATGGTAAACCACATCGGGTTTGTACTCACGCATCAGTTTGAACATTAAATCCCTGTCCTGAATATCCGCAATAATGGGGACAATCTGAATCGAGTCACGGTATTTTGATGATAATTCACGATTTATCAGATAGATGGAATTTTCACCGTGACCTAAAAGTAAGAGACGTTTTGGTGCAAACTTAGAAACCTGACGGCAGATTTCAGAACCAATAGAACCACCTGCTCCAGTCACCATAACGGTTTTATCTCTAAAATAGTCTAATAAAGACGATTGATCTAAAATAACTTCTTTTCGTCCTAATAAATCCGCAATATCAATTTCTTTATATTTATTTAATGAGACATTACCGAGAACAATGTTTTCAATACTTGGCATATTGTTTACAGGAACATTGGCCTGTTGACAGATATCCAAAATGGCTTCACGCTCTTCACCTGATAAGCTAGGAATGGCAATGGTTACCTGGTCCACTTCATAATCAGCTACAATTCGTGGAATGGAATGTTTGTTTCCTAAGACTTTAATGCCATGTAAGTAGGTCCCAAATTTGTTAATATCAGAATCAACGATACCGATAATGTCAACATCTTTTGACTTGTTGATGATAGTCTGAATAAAGGCGCTACCACCTTCGCCAGCTCCTACTACCAAGACTTTTTTACGTTGTTTTTCTTTTTTCTGACGGTAACGTGGGTTTAAATCATGCCACATGCGCCATGACATCCGCGGTAAAACAACCAAGAAAGTACTAAAAAGATAGGTTAAGAAAATAAAACGACGACTGAAACTATCAAAGTAAAAGAGCGAAGTCCCATAGGCAGCAACAGCTGCGAATAAAAGACTCATGATAATTGCAAAAATAATTTTATAGTCTGTGAAACGATTGATGATTGAAAAGATGCGGAA
This window encodes:
- a CDS encoding DegT/DnrJ/EryC1/StrS family aminotransferase; the protein is MKTINIPFSPPDITESEISAVTEALRSGWITTGPKTKLLEKNIAEYLGTKKVVCLNSATAGLELVLRILGIGEGDEVIVPAMTYTASCSVIEHVGATPVIIDIQEDSFQFDYDLLRKAITSKTKVIIPVDLAGIPCNYDKLYEIVEKEAFKFVPNSKIQELIGRVTILSDSAHAFGAKYKNNMIGQVSDFSVFSFHAVKNFTTAEGGAVTWSNKLPLNSDDLYKQFQIYSLHGQTKDALEKTKIGSWEYDILVPGYKCNMTDIMASIGLVQLDRYEGLLNRRSEIVEMYNNGFKGTNVKPLVHLPSDESYKSSMHLYIVHLEGLNRAQRDSIIQKMAEAGIACNVHYKPLPMLTAYKNMGFEVNDFPNALKYFNNTMTLPLHTKLSDEEVNYIIESLKLVLEEFTTE
- a CDS encoding glycosyltransferase; this translates as METGEFSVLMSLYWKESPNNLIECFESLMCQTIKPNEWIIVEDGPLTKELYEILSQYEKKFPQLIKRVKLEKNVGLGLALREGILHCNNELVARMDTDDIADDRRFEKQINFFRLHPDVELLGGYISEFNIDPKISIGIRKVPISNSEIVKYQKFRDSFNHMTVMYKKSSIIKAGNYGNWPLMEDTMLWVNFFLKGGIAANIPEVLVYARADENLYKRRGGFDYFKKIVNARNEIYKTGFVNLFEHITIIIIQFFVTLMPNKLREIVFKNLLRRKK
- a CDS encoding GNAT family N-acetyltransferase; the protein is MVEIRNATQNDISEICNFHKRIFSDYYLSHLGYDVLYSYYNHFIMNPGSITYIAINDNKVIGIALTVKDFENTISKFYKSAKSLIIKGLIKGLFRLDKVILKNTFSRISKALFLKEDPVTNPKGYTLLSLAVDSSFQGKNISQKLIENTEQDLSMLNQSNYYLSVLPGNLRAINFYKKIGFVVTRTTKNKTLMEKIFNRIESYE
- a CDS encoding sugar transferase; protein product: MNSDYFNCKEVQKAEFYLNKRKNDLLLKLIFDKVIALFMLILLSPIFIIIGILIKLEDKGPVFYRQERVTKNGKIFKIYKFRTMVLNADKIGSLVTTENDSRITKIGSVIRKYRLDEIPQLLNIIEGDMSFVGARPEVLKYVQNYTDEMKVSLLLPAGVTSRSSIEFKDEEILIKKYTENGLTVDQAYIEKILPIKMQRNIEYVYNFNFFDDLTIMVSTVINVMK
- a CDS encoding polysaccharide biosynthesis protein — protein: MKRSQKRVVLYFIDLFMISISHVFAYQFLLAYSNRLSVSEFYVSLFVMLFVYTLFGIRFRIFSIINRFTDYKIIFAIIMSLLFAAVAAYGTSLFYFDSFSRRFIFLTYLFSTFLVVLPRMSWRMWHDLNPRYRQKKEKQRKKVLVVGAGEGGSAFIQTIINKSKDVDIIGIVDSDINKFGTYLHGIKVLGNKHSIPRIVADYEVDQVTIAIPSLSGEEREAILDICQQANVPVNNMPSIENIVLGNVSLNKYKEIDIADLLGRKEVILDQSSLLDYFRDKTVMVTGAGGSIGSEICRQVSKFAPKRLLLLGHGENSIYLINRELSSKYRDSIQIVPIIADIQDRDLMFKLMREYKPDVVYHAAAHKHVPLMEYNPREAVKNNIFGTKNVAEAAKAAGIPKFVMVSTDKAVNPPNVMGATKRFAEMIVTGLNEPGKTQFAAVRFGNVLGSRGSVVPLFKEQIKKGGPITVTDFRMTRYFMTIPEASRLVIQAGYLAKGGEVFVLDMGEPVRILDLAKKIIKLSGHTEEDIQIVESGIRPGEKLYEELLSTSERVQEQIHDKIFVGRVTSKPLEEVEEIINHLDQLSETELKETLIQNAKQE
- a CDS encoding beta-1,6-N-acetylglucosaminyltransferase; protein product: MDVYDKQVFLFLVHELTPNLIDLIDLIDSPFFDIYIHVDKKSNLCEFQKQFSNLEYSKIFFISEDDRELVRWGDYSIVKAELKLLKEAKKNNYSFYHLVSGADFILKKPEKIYNFFNEHKNNEFVHFWSIEKENKKIFKERYELYHPLYPPKKTVILKTIYHIKRRFFVATQRLLNVNRLKNKDFELKMGSQWFSITNDFANYVLLKEKWIDEVYSKTLIPDESFMQTLLFNSEVFRKRLYDDNFNDNYKSIKRVIKFVNGVPVIWTASDYKYLIEKDAFMARKFDSVISRKLINMIKQKLNED
- a CDS encoding glycosyltransferase family 2 protein, yielding MKERISVIITSLGNKKFLQRSINSVRSQTLVPWEIIVVIDGSNAEVVDWLENLNVSNLIVFETVSKRGGAGARNFGVSKSTGDWIAFLDDDDEWFPQKIEKQLSSIINLGKNNFCFTKTLVINGGKKYYLPRKKWENSLKIDEYLFKPKFGRTAGFIQTSSFFGPRNLFIEIPFTERLPKHQDWDWVLKARILGKINFIYLAEPLVIYHQDSVNSVGKVNNWKASFNWIKSWEDYIEKSSLNNFLISVPMSNVCFDPSLPLSTKRKIIKELKQFKFTLNSKYILILLKLYIFNIFYKKNKTYYLGKKQ